A genome region from Arachis duranensis cultivar V14167 chromosome 8, aradu.V14167.gnm2.J7QH, whole genome shotgun sequence includes the following:
- the LOC107461909 gene encoding E3 ubiquitin-protein ligase PUB23-like: MDNEIEVPAHFLCPISLQLMRDPVIVCSGITYDRENIEKWLFSCKNKACPVTKQSLIQHTDLDLILTPNHTLRRLIQSWCTVNASLGIERIPTPKPSMDASSHIAKLISEAKRFPEAKENCLATLRSMAFFERNKSCFQSSGAIEFLATIMMNNNNRAEEEERVDPTETAIEILFHLDLSENQIKKLINNECLQFLESLLQALKRGSCQSRAYATLLLKSAFAVSNPIQLISAKTEMLFEITRVIRDRISQQAHKAALKLVVELCPWGRNRIKAVEAGAVSVLVEVLLDSTERRTCELALMALDQLCGCAEGRAELVKHGAGIAVVSKKILRVSRAASDRGVRILASVCRFCGSGRVVQEMMQVGAVNKLCLVLQVDSALKTKERAKEILKLHSLVWKNSTCIPLPLLSSYP; the protein is encoded by the coding sequence ATGGATAATGAAATTGAGGTTCCTGCACATTTTCTCTGCCCAATATCCCTTCAACTCATGAGAGACCCTGTAATCGTTTGCAGCGGTATCACTTACGACAGAGAGAACATAGAGAAATGGTTATTCTCATGCAAAAACAAAGCATGCCCGGTTACCAAACAGTCCCTAATACAACACACAGATCTTGATCTTATTCTTACTCCAAACCACACCCTACGAAGGCTCATCCAATCATGGTGCACCGTAAACGCCTCTCTCGGAATCGAGCGTATCCCTACTCCAAAACCGTCCATGGACGCATCGTCTCACATCGCCAAACTCATCTCCGAAGCGAAGCGATTCCCGGAGGCTAAGGAGAACTGCCTCGCAACACTCAGATCCATGGCGTTCTTTGAAAGGAACAAGAGCTGTTTCCAGTCTTCAGGTGCAATAGAGTTCTTAGCTACAATCATGATGAACAACAACAATCgcgcagaagaagaagaacgagtaGATCCAACTGAAACAGCGATTGAGATCTTGTTTCATCTTGATCTCTCGGAAAATCAGATCAAGAAGCTAATCAACAACGAGTGCCTTCAGTTTCTTGAATCGTTGCTGCAAGCGTTGAAGCGTGGGAGCTGCCAATCAAGAGCGTACGCAACACTTCTTTTGAAATCGGCATTTGCGGTTTCAAATCCGATCCAGTTAATCAGCGCGAAAACCGAAATGCTGTTTGAAATCACGAGAGTGATACGCGATCGTATATCGCAGCAGGCTCATAAGGCGGCATTGAAGCTGGTGGTTGAGCTCTGTCCATGGGGAAGAAACAGAATCAAAGCGGTGGAAGCCGGCGCGGTGTCCGTGCTCGTGGAAGTGCTTCTTGATTCGACGGAAAGAAGAACGTGTGAGCTGGCGTTAATGGCGTTGGATCAGCTTTGCGGTTGCGCGGAAGGGCGCGCGGAGTTGGTGAAGCACGGCGCGGGAATCGCCGTGGTTTCGAAGAAAATATTGAGAGTTTCACGCGCCGCGAGTGACAGAGGAGTTAGGATATTAGCGTCGGTTTGTAGGTTCTGTGGAAGCGGGAGAGTGGTTCAAGAGATGATGCAGGTTGGAGCCGTTAACAAGCTGTGTTTGGTGCTTCAAGTTGATAGCGCTTTGAAGACCAAAGAGAGGGCTAAAGAGATTCTCAAGTTGCATTCTCTGGTTTGGAAGAATTCAACATGTATTCCTCTACCTTTGTTATCATCGTATCCATGA